The following are encoded together in the Thunnus thynnus chromosome 15, fThuThy2.1, whole genome shotgun sequence genome:
- the LOC137198936 gene encoding gastrula zinc finger protein XlCGF8.2DB-like, whose amino-acid sequence MNRHRGLLHVALKHETASPSDVNKNIIIKEEQQEWSSSLDQQDPESSHIKEEQEELWTSQEGEQLQGLEDADINKITFTPVPVKSEDEEEKPQSSQLHQRQTEQMKTEADGEDCGGPEPARNSHPDTDDKTSDCSEADTDDSDDWKETSEPQSGLNDVKISPCQKKDCVSSVVWYTSSKPYSCFKCGKEFGHKRSMQRHVMSHEDEKPLSCTVCEKHFRGRSELVKHMRIHTGEKPFSCSVCGNRFSRSESLSRHMRCHTGEKPFSCSFCLKRFRCRQYIVTHMRTHTGEKPFHCSSCSKCFSSKSKLTHHTRLHTGEKLYACSLCGKSFLIKAALTEHMTVHTGEKLFSLQ is encoded by the coding sequence CTTCACCTTCAGATGTcaacaaaaatattattattaaagaagAGCAGCAGGAGTGGAGCTCAAGTCTGGACCAGCAGGACCCAGAATCCTCacacattaaagaggaacaggaggaactctGGACCAGtcaggagggagagcagcttCAAGGGCTGGAGGACGCTGATATCAACAAGATCACATTCACTCCTGTTCCTGTGAAGAgtgaagatgaggaagagaaaCCTCAGTCCTCACAGCTtcatcaaagacaaactgaacagatgaaaacagaagcTGATGGAGAGGACTGTGGAGGACCAGAACCAGCCAGGAACTCACATCCAGATACTGATGACAAgacttcagactgctctgaagcCGACACTGATGACAGTGATGATTGGAAGGAGACCAGTGAACCTCAGTCAGGtttaaatgatgtgaaaataagTCCATGTCAGAAAAAAGACTGTGTCAGTAGCGTGGTTTGGTACACTAGCAGCAAACCGTATAGTTGCTTCAAGTGTGGTAAAGAATTTGGACACAAGAGGTCTATGCAGAGACATGTGATGTCTCACGAAGACGAAAAGCCTTTAAGCTGCACAGTTTGTGAGAAACATTTCAGAGGCAGGTCAGAGCTTGTGAAGCACATGAGGatccacacaggagagaaaccgtTCAGTTGCTCTGTTTGCGGTAACAGATTTTCCAGGAGTGAAAGTTTGAGTCGTCACATGAGATGTCACACGGGAGAAAAACCTTTCAGCTGTTCGTTTTGTCTGAAGCGTTTCCGATGTCGACAGTATATCGTGACACACATGAGAACCCACACAGGGGAGAAACCATTCCACTGCTCCTCGTGtagtaaatgtttttcttccaaaTCAAAGTTGACCCATCACACGAGActccacacaggagagaaactgtACGCCTGCTCACTTTGTGGTAAAAGCTTTTTAATTAAAGCAGCTCTGACAGAACACATGACGGtccacacaggagagaagctgTTCAGTTTGCAGTAA